The following proteins are encoded in a genomic region of Xanthomonas citri pv. mangiferaeindicae:
- a CDS encoding ligand-gated channel produces the protein MPRFRPLTKWLIAALAVPALATAAEPPQATDLDAVHVVGRAQALYRSDDAAVATRTGTPLSQVPVSVQVLPRELIDDQAAYEVTDLYRSISGVSFFSYAGVTLRGFRQENVLYDGLRGDPYAGFSVPQLFNIERLEVLKGPAGALYGGGEPGGIINYVTRKPQRRALRRVELAAGNAAFAAGSFEATGPLSERVRYRVGVHADGDEGVRWNADSESRIGDASLAFDLGDTGELTLQLTDIEQNLGGNRLRGVPVDDNGVFLTDRRWNHNEATDFLDMDARVALVQYRASPSADWDVDLSARWFENGEHQIYHEPMGLIDRDGDGRAEWMTRQLRNQLRDNEGLTVAGNAVWRFSTGALGHTLLFGADGYRLDADFSAQTANSADLARGAGPVPGLDLHAPVYGRSGYFDYGLDALPWRSTRTRGLRYGGYVQDEIALTPRWQVLAGLRWDGFEDEDRIGGSRIEGRDLSWRLGSTVTLREGINAYANVASGFLPQATSNQDPAAGGPFDAERSRQWEAGLKAALADGRLTLGTALYRIERSNIVQATGAIVDGVNQLAPLGLVRSEGLEVDLLADLTPQWVLNIAYAYNDARVIDAGSNGIVNAAGDRFANAPRNKLGVWTRYDLPALASAIGFGLDHTGERLSLDGQRVKPYTVFDLSWQTHWQRWKFQANVKNLFDKVYAASGFTERTGHFPGEPRRLYLQAAYTF, from the coding sequence ATCCCTCGCTTCCGCCCGCTCACCAAGTGGCTGATCGCCGCCCTTGCCGTCCCCGCCCTTGCCACTGCGGCCGAGCCACCGCAGGCCACTGACCTCGACGCGGTGCACGTCGTCGGCCGCGCGCAGGCGCTTTACCGCAGCGACGATGCCGCGGTCGCGACCCGCACCGGCACGCCGTTGTCGCAGGTCCCGGTCTCGGTCCAGGTCCTGCCGCGCGAGCTGATTGACGACCAGGCCGCGTACGAGGTCACCGATCTGTACCGCAGCATCAGCGGCGTGAGCTTCTTCAGCTACGCCGGGGTCACCCTGCGCGGCTTCCGCCAGGAGAACGTGCTCTACGACGGTCTGCGCGGCGACCCCTACGCAGGCTTCTCGGTGCCGCAGTTGTTCAATATCGAACGGCTGGAAGTGCTCAAGGGGCCGGCCGGCGCGCTCTACGGCGGCGGCGAGCCCGGCGGCATCATCAACTACGTCACCCGCAAGCCGCAGCGCCGGGCGTTGCGCCGGGTCGAGCTGGCAGCCGGCAACGCCGCATTCGCGGCCGGCTCGTTCGAAGCGACCGGCCCGCTGTCCGAGCGTGTGCGCTACCGGGTCGGCGTGCACGCCGACGGCGACGAGGGCGTACGCTGGAACGCCGACAGCGAGAGCCGGATCGGCGATGCGTCGCTGGCCTTCGACCTCGGCGACACCGGCGAGCTGACGCTGCAGCTGACCGACATCGAGCAGAACCTGGGCGGCAACCGGCTGCGCGGCGTACCGGTCGACGACAACGGCGTCTTCCTGACCGATCGCCGCTGGAACCACAACGAGGCCACCGACTTCCTCGACATGGACGCACGGGTGGCGCTGGTGCAATACCGCGCCTCGCCCTCGGCAGACTGGGACGTGGACCTGTCGGCACGCTGGTTCGAGAACGGTGAGCACCAGATCTACCACGAGCCGATGGGGCTGATCGACCGCGACGGCGACGGCCGCGCCGAATGGATGACCCGGCAATTGCGCAACCAGTTGCGCGACAACGAGGGACTGACGGTCGCCGGCAACGCGGTCTGGCGCTTCTCGACCGGCGCGCTTGGCCACACGCTGCTGTTCGGGGCCGATGGCTATCGGCTGGATGCCGACTTCAGTGCGCAGACCGCCAACAGCGCCGACCTCGCCCGTGGCGCCGGCCCGGTGCCGGGCCTCGATCTGCACGCACCGGTCTACGGCCGCAGTGGGTACTTCGACTATGGGCTCGACGCCCTGCCCTGGCGCAGCACCCGCACACGCGGCTTGCGTTACGGCGGCTACGTCCAGGACGAGATCGCGCTCACGCCGCGCTGGCAGGTGCTTGCCGGGCTGCGCTGGGACGGCTTCGAGGACGAAGACCGCATCGGTGGCAGCCGGATCGAGGGGCGCGACCTGAGCTGGCGTCTGGGCAGCACGGTGACGCTGCGCGAAGGCATCAACGCCTATGCCAACGTCGCCAGCGGCTTCCTGCCGCAGGCCACGTCCAACCAGGACCCGGCAGCCGGCGGCCCGTTCGACGCCGAGCGCAGCCGGCAGTGGGAGGCCGGGCTCAAGGCCGCCCTCGCCGACGGCCGCCTGACGCTCGGCACCGCGCTCTACCGCATCGAGCGCAGCAACATCGTGCAGGCCACGGGCGCGATCGTCGACGGCGTCAATCAACTCGCCCCGCTGGGCCTGGTGCGCAGCGAAGGCCTGGAGGTCGATCTGCTCGCCGACCTGACCCCACAGTGGGTGCTCAACATCGCCTATGCCTACAACGACGCCCGGGTGATCGATGCCGGCAGCAACGGCATCGTCAATGCCGCCGGCGACCGCTTCGCCAATGCACCGCGCAACAAGCTCGGCGTGTGGACGCGCTACGACCTGCCGGCGCTGGCCTCGGCGATCGGTTTCGGCCTGGATCACACCGGCGAGCGCCTGAGCCTGGATGGCCAGCGGGTCAAGCCCTACACCGTCTTCGACCTGAGCTGGCAGACGCACTGGCAGCGCTGGAAGTTCCAAGCCAACGTCAAGAATCTCTTCGACAAGGTCTATGCGGCCAGCGGCTTCACCGAACGCACCGGCCATTTCCCCGGCGAGCCGCGGCGGCTTTACCTGCAGGCCGCGTACACGTTCTGA
- a CDS encoding glycosyl transferase family 2 has protein sequence MTTPAASLIISTYNNTDWLQRCLWGYAQQDRLDFELVVADDGSGPATREMLEAMAPTLPYPLRHVWHEDAGFRKCTILNRGIEDARSDYLIFSDGDCVPRADFVSQHLRLREPGRYLGGGYCKLPMDLSLKIDRDVIARGLHTDPGWLKANGLPRNKRSLKLWARPGWRERLLNAVTPTPPRWAGNNASGWKADLVRVNGFDERMTYGGEDLELGERLANAGVTGKQIRFSAVCVHLDHARGYVKPEMKAANQAIRDAVKAGRRTWTDYGLVPGPPP, from the coding sequence ATGACGACGCCTGCCGCCAGCCTGATCATCAGCACCTACAACAACACCGACTGGCTGCAGCGCTGTCTGTGGGGCTATGCCCAGCAAGATCGTCTGGATTTCGAGTTGGTCGTCGCCGACGACGGCTCCGGCCCGGCGACGCGCGAGATGCTCGAGGCGATGGCGCCGACGCTGCCGTATCCACTGCGGCATGTCTGGCACGAGGACGCGGGCTTCCGGAAGTGCACCATCCTCAACCGCGGGATCGAGGACGCGCGGTCCGACTATCTGATCTTCTCCGACGGCGATTGCGTGCCGCGAGCCGATTTCGTCTCCCAGCACCTGCGCCTGCGTGAGCCGGGCCGTTACCTGGGCGGTGGCTACTGCAAGCTGCCGATGGATCTGAGCCTGAAAATCGACCGCGACGTCATCGCGCGCGGTCTGCATACCGATCCGGGCTGGCTCAAGGCCAATGGTCTGCCGCGCAACAAGCGCTCGCTCAAGCTGTGGGCGCGGCCGGGCTGGCGCGAGCGGTTGCTCAACGCCGTCACCCCGACGCCGCCGCGCTGGGCCGGCAACAACGCCTCGGGCTGGAAGGCCGACCTGGTCCGCGTCAACGGCTTCGACGAGCGCATGACCTACGGCGGTGAGGACCTGGAACTGGGCGAGCGCCTGGCCAACGCCGGCGTGACCGGCAAGCAGATCCGCTTCTCGGCGGTGTGCGTGCACCTCGACCACGCCCGCGGCTACGTCAAGCCGGAGATGAAGGCCGCCAACCAGGCGATCCGCGATGCCGTCAAAGCCGGCCGCCGCACCTGGACCGACTACGGCCTCGTCCCCGGCCCGCCGCCCTGA
- a CDS encoding 16S rRNA (cytosine(967)-C(5))-methyltransferase — MSAPGATVRVQAAQVLDAVAHRGTSLKAALATALPTLTDPRDRALLEAICFGALRGAARYDRALAAWIPRPLPRRDASLRALLHVGFAQLDPLGLPAHAALSATVEAARAMGRSHQAGLVNALLRRAQRDGLPPPAPGDGWPAWLLAQVREDWPDAWEAILAASASQAPTWLRVNRRRSTPAACIAALAEAGVEAVAAPGLPDALRVDAPFAVAALPGFTEGLFSVQDGSAQQVAAALAPAPGARVLDACAAPGGKSAHLLERDPALRLTALDVAASRVARIAATFARLGVGEQASLRTVDALEVGRWWDGTPFDAVLLDAPCSATGVVRRQPDVLLHRRASDLQALVALQARLLDALAPTVAPGGVLLYATCSILRRENAAQVEAFLARHPDFAVQPLDAGFGRDTGAGHQRLPGENGMDGFFYARLRRGR, encoded by the coding sequence ATGAGCGCGCCCGGCGCCACGGTCCGTGTGCAGGCCGCCCAGGTGCTCGATGCAGTCGCGCACCGCGGTACCTCGCTCAAGGCCGCGCTCGCCACGGCGCTGCCCACGCTCACCGATCCGCGCGACCGCGCCTTGCTCGAGGCGATCTGTTTCGGCGCGCTGCGAGGCGCCGCCCGCTATGACCGCGCGCTCGCGGCCTGGATCCCGCGGCCGCTGCCGCGTCGCGACGCCTCGCTGCGTGCGCTGCTGCATGTCGGCTTCGCCCAGCTCGACCCGCTCGGCCTGCCGGCGCACGCCGCGCTGTCGGCGACGGTCGAGGCCGCGCGTGCGATGGGCCGCAGCCACCAGGCCGGGCTCGTCAATGCGCTGCTGCGCCGGGCCCAGCGCGACGGCCTGCCGCCGCCGGCGCCCGGCGACGGCTGGCCGGCCTGGCTGCTGGCGCAGGTGCGCGAGGACTGGCCGGACGCCTGGGAGGCGATCCTGGCGGCCAGCGCATCGCAGGCACCGACCTGGTTGCGGGTCAACCGCCGGCGCAGCACGCCTGCGGCCTGCATCGCCGCGCTCGCCGAGGCGGGCGTCGAGGCGGTCGCGGCTCCGGGGCTGCCGGATGCGCTGCGGGTCGATGCGCCGTTCGCGGTGGCCGCGTTGCCCGGCTTCACCGAGGGTCTGTTTTCGGTGCAGGACGGCTCGGCCCAGCAGGTCGCCGCCGCGCTGGCGCCGGCCCCGGGCGCGCGCGTGCTCGATGCCTGCGCCGCGCCTGGCGGCAAGAGTGCCCACTTGCTGGAGCGCGACCCGGCGCTGCGGCTGACCGCGCTCGATGTCGCCGCATCACGCGTGGCGCGGATCGCCGCGACCTTTGCCCGGCTCGGCGTGGGCGAGCAGGCGTCGCTGCGCACGGTCGACGCGCTCGAGGTCGGACGCTGGTGGGACGGCACGCCGTTCGATGCGGTGCTGCTCGATGCGCCGTGTTCGGCGACCGGCGTCGTGCGTCGCCAGCCCGACGTGCTGTTGCACCGGCGCGCGTCCGATCTTCAGGCGCTGGTCGCGCTGCAGGCGCGCCTGCTCGACGCCCTGGCGCCGACGGTCGCACCCGGCGGCGTGCTGCTGTACGCGACCTGCTCGATCCTGCGGCGCGAGAACGCCGCGCAGGTCGAGGCGTTCCTGGCCCGGCATCCGGACTTCGCAGTGCAGCCGCTGGACGCGGGCTTCGGCCGCGATACCGGTGCCGGCCACCAGCGCCTGCCTGGCGAGAACGGCATGGACGGCTTCTTCTACGCGCGGCTGCGCCGCGGGCGCTGA
- a CDS encoding methionyl-tRNA formyltransferase, with protein sequence MRIVFAGTPDFAVPSLLAADARREVVAVYTQPDRPAGRGRTLTASPVKQAALDRGLIVRQPERLRGAEVLDALRALEPDLMVVVAYGLLLPQAVLDIPRLGCWNVHASLLPRWRGAAPIQRAIQAGDAQTGVCLMQMEKGLDTGPVLLRQSTPIAPDDTGGRLHDRLAELGAQVLADGLGLLRAGIRPVPEVQSEAGATYAHKLDKAEARLDWTRPSRALADTVRAFDPWPIAEADIAGERVRVHAAQALPLAHDRAPGTLLAAGRDGLDIACGDGALRVLRLQRAGGKVVAAADYLNARQDLKALVAAPAGQD encoded by the coding sequence ATGAGAATCGTCTTCGCCGGCACCCCGGACTTCGCCGTGCCCTCGCTGCTCGCCGCCGATGCGCGGCGCGAGGTCGTGGCCGTCTACACCCAGCCCGACCGGCCGGCCGGGCGCGGACGCACGCTGACGGCCTCGCCGGTCAAGCAGGCGGCGCTCGACCGCGGACTGATCGTGCGCCAGCCCGAGCGCTTGCGCGGCGCCGAGGTCCTCGATGCGCTGCGCGCGCTCGAACCCGACCTGATGGTCGTTGTCGCCTACGGTCTGTTGTTGCCGCAGGCGGTGCTCGACATCCCGCGCCTGGGCTGCTGGAACGTCCATGCCTCTTTGCTGCCGCGCTGGCGCGGCGCGGCGCCGATCCAGCGTGCGATCCAGGCCGGCGATGCGCAGACGGGCGTCTGCCTGATGCAGATGGAGAAGGGCCTGGACACCGGGCCGGTGCTGCTGCGGCAATCGACGCCGATCGCGCCCGACGACACCGGCGGCCGGCTGCACGACCGCCTGGCCGAGCTCGGTGCGCAGGTGCTTGCCGACGGGCTGGGCCTGCTGCGTGCCGGCATCCGGCCGGTGCCCGAGGTGCAGTCCGAGGCCGGAGCGACCTACGCTCACAAGCTCGACAAGGCCGAGGCCCGGCTCGACTGGACGCGTCCGTCGCGCGCACTGGCCGATACGGTGCGTGCGTTCGACCCCTGGCCGATCGCCGAGGCCGACATCGCCGGTGAGCGCGTGCGCGTGCATGCGGCGCAGGCGTTGCCGCTCGCCCATGACCGCGCGCCGGGCACGTTGCTGGCAGCCGGTCGCGACGGGCTCGATATCGCCTGCGGTGACGGTGCGCTGCGCGTGCTGCGGCTGCAGCGCGCCGGCGGCAAGGTCGTCGCCGCGGCCGACTATCTCAACGCCCGCCAGGATCTCAAGGCACTGGTCGCCGCCCCGGCGGGACAGGACTGA
- a CDS encoding peptide deformylase, translating to MALLPILEYPDTGLRKVAAPVPVDRFADPAFQRLLDDMFQTMYEAPGIGLASTQVDTYERFMVIDVTETRDQPLVFVNPTIRDRSADLRVHTEGCLSIPGVFADVTRADGIVVEAFDRHGKAFELTVDGLLATCVQHEIDHLDGKLFIDYLSPLKRDRALKKLEKLRKGRD from the coding sequence ATGGCCCTGCTCCCGATCCTCGAATACCCCGACACCGGCCTGCGCAAGGTCGCAGCGCCCGTGCCCGTCGACCGTTTCGCCGACCCGGCGTTCCAGCGCCTGCTCGACGACATGTTCCAGACCATGTACGAGGCGCCGGGCATCGGGCTGGCCTCGACCCAGGTCGACACCTACGAGCGTTTCATGGTCATCGACGTCACCGAGACGCGCGACCAGCCGCTGGTGTTCGTCAATCCGACGATCCGCGACCGCTCGGCCGACCTGCGCGTGCATACCGAGGGCTGCCTGTCGATCCCCGGCGTGTTTGCCGATGTGACCCGCGCCGACGGCATCGTCGTCGAGGCCTTCGACCGTCATGGCAAGGCGTTCGAGCTGACTGTCGACGGCCTGCTGGCGACCTGCGTGCAGCACGAGATCGACCATCTCGACGGCAAGCTGTTCATCGACTATCTGTCACCGCTCAAGCGCGACCGCGCGCTCAAGAAGCTCGAGAAGCTGCGCAAGGGCCGCGACTAG